The Nycticebus coucang isolate mNycCou1 chromosome 2, mNycCou1.pri, whole genome shotgun sequence genome includes a window with the following:
- the LYSMD4 gene encoding lysM and putative peptidoglycan-binding domain-containing protein 4 isoform X2: MWCYCSGTWPRGTASTSWLCSMAANIQSENENGKVADIKKVNNFIREQDLFALKSIKIPVKNHGILTETHKELKPLPSPSSETKVTMEPPDPDREAAGSDAQPSRLTDFFKGIDQNIEHAVQSEMFLQESCYIETSDLPLLPPPPKTQTSGADCGIQWWNAVFIMLLIGVVLPVFYLIYFKIQATSETPNNLNTTVVSNGSMAVGTVRGQAPRLVIPVPTVTSSDSQFSQTAHTGN; encoded by the exons ATGTGGTGCTACTGCAGCGGGACTTGGCCCAGGGGGACAGCCTCAACAAGCTGGCTCTGCAGTATGGCTGCAAA CATTCAGAGTGAGAATGAGAATGGCAAA GTTGCAGATATCAAGAAAGTCAATAACTTCATCAGAGAACAGGATTTGTTTGCTTTGAAATCTATTAAGATTCCAGTGAAAAACCACGGGATCCTAACAGAGACCCACAAAGAACTGAAACCCCTCCCCAGCCCGTCTTCCGAGACCAAAGTGACTATGGAACCGCCTGATCCAGACAGAGAAGCTGCAGGATCTGATGCCCAACCCAGCCGACTGACAGATTTCTTTAAGGGAATTGACCAGAACATTGAGCATGCAGTGCAATCAGAAATGTTTTTGCAAGAAAGTTGCTACATCGAGACCTCTGATCTGCCTCTGCTCCCACCTCCTCCAAAGACACAGACAAGTGGTGCAGATTGTGGAATTCAGTGGTGGAATGCTGTTTTCATCATGCTCCTAATTGGGGTTGTTTTGCCagtcttttatttaatttattttaaaatacaagctACTAGCGAGACCCCTAATAACTTGAACACAACTGTTGTCTCCAATGGCTCCATGGCAGTAGGTACAGTTCGAGGGCAAGCCCCCAGACTAGTGATTCCAGTGCCAACTGTCACCTCTTCAGACAGCCAGTTCAGTCAGACCGCCCACACGGGGAACTAA
- the LYSMD4 gene encoding lysM and putative peptidoglycan-binding domain-containing protein 4 isoform X1, producing MRQMEALTKTFQGPAVVCRTPTSHVYMFKNGSGDSGDSSEEESHPVVLRPRGKERQKSRTHHPHQPGAGDVVLLQRDLAQGDSLNKLALQYGCKVADIKKVNNFIREQDLFALKSIKIPVKNHGILTETHKELKPLPSPSSETKVTMEPPDPDREAAGSDAQPSRLTDFFKGIDQNIEHAVQSEMFLQESCYIETSDLPLLPPPPKTQTSGADCGIQWWNAVFIMLLIGVVLPVFYLIYFKIQATSETPNNLNTTVVSNGSMAVGTVRGQAPRLVIPVPTVTSSDSQFSQTAHTGN from the exons ATGAGGCAGATGGAAGCGTTAACCAAGACCTTCCAAGGCCCTGCTGTTGTCTGCAGGACTCCCACCAGCCATGTTTACATGTTTAAGAATGGTAGTGGGGACTCAGGGGACTCCTCTGAGGAAGAGTCACACCCTGTGGTTCTGAGACCCAGGGGCAAGGAACGCCAGAAGAGCCGTACCCACCATCCGCACCAGCCGGGAGCAGGCGATGTGGTGCTACTGCAGCGGGACTTGGCCCAGGGGGACAGCCTCAACAAGCTGGCTCTGCAGTATGGCTGCAAA GTTGCAGATATCAAGAAAGTCAATAACTTCATCAGAGAACAGGATTTGTTTGCTTTGAAATCTATTAAGATTCCAGTGAAAAACCACGGGATCCTAACAGAGACCCACAAAGAACTGAAACCCCTCCCCAGCCCGTCTTCCGAGACCAAAGTGACTATGGAACCGCCTGATCCAGACAGAGAAGCTGCAGGATCTGATGCCCAACCCAGCCGACTGACAGATTTCTTTAAGGGAATTGACCAGAACATTGAGCATGCAGTGCAATCAGAAATGTTTTTGCAAGAAAGTTGCTACATCGAGACCTCTGATCTGCCTCTGCTCCCACCTCCTCCAAAGACACAGACAAGTGGTGCAGATTGTGGAATTCAGTGGTGGAATGCTGTTTTCATCATGCTCCTAATTGGGGTTGTTTTGCCagtcttttatttaatttattttaaaatacaagctACTAGCGAGACCCCTAATAACTTGAACACAACTGTTGTCTCCAATGGCTCCATGGCAGTAGGTACAGTTCGAGGGCAAGCCCCCAGACTAGTGATTCCAGTGCCAACTGTCACCTCTTCAGACAGCCAGTTCAGTCAGACCGCCCACACGGGGAACTAA